The following are encoded in a window of Bradyrhizobium guangdongense genomic DNA:
- a CDS encoding respiratory chain complex I subunit 1 family protein: MSALRDIVSQGAQMSLVLGLAPLLTGFVRKVKARLLRRRGPPLLQPYRDLIRLMRKDVVLADNASWLFRVIPYLMFAGTWVAASLVPTFGNGLLFSWTADLIAIIALLGSARFFQALAGMDVGTAFGGIGSSREVMIASLAEPAMLITVFSVAMIAGSTQLAYVAEFMGSDAVGLRVSLGMAFVALTIVALAENARIPVDNPATHLELTMVHEAMVLEYSGRHLALVDLSSQLKLLLYVSLIACVFLPWGTATADASVAKLVSGALLYFGKLTVLGFLLAVFETSIAKMRVFRIPEFLGAALMLALLATLLRFVSGSL, from the coding sequence ATGAGCGCGCTGCGCGATATCGTCTCCCAAGGCGCCCAGATGTCGCTGGTGCTGGGGCTCGCGCCGCTGCTGACGGGTTTCGTGCGGAAGGTGAAGGCTCGGTTGCTGCGCAGGCGGGGGCCTCCGCTGCTCCAGCCCTATCGCGACCTCATTCGTCTGATGCGCAAGGACGTCGTGCTCGCGGACAACGCATCCTGGCTGTTCCGCGTCATTCCCTATCTGATGTTCGCGGGCACCTGGGTTGCGGCCTCGCTGGTGCCGACTTTCGGCAACGGCCTGTTGTTCTCCTGGACCGCCGACCTCATCGCCATCATCGCGCTGCTCGGCAGCGCGCGCTTCTTCCAGGCGCTCGCCGGTATGGATGTCGGCACTGCCTTCGGCGGCATCGGCTCCAGCCGTGAGGTCATGATCGCCTCGCTCGCCGAGCCTGCGATGCTGATCACCGTCTTCTCGGTGGCGATGATCGCGGGATCGACCCAGCTCGCTTACGTCGCCGAGTTCATGGGCTCGGACGCGGTCGGTCTGCGCGTCTCGCTCGGCATGGCGTTCGTCGCGCTGACCATCGTGGCGCTGGCGGAGAATGCACGTATTCCCGTCGACAACCCCGCCACCCATCTCGAGCTCACCATGGTGCATGAGGCCATGGTGCTGGAATATTCGGGCCGTCATCTCGCGCTGGTCGATCTGTCGTCGCAGCTCAAGCTCCTGCTCTACGTCTCGCTGATCGCCTGCGTGTTCCTGCCATGGGGCACCGCAACTGCAGATGCGAGCGTTGCGAAACTCGTTTCCGGTGCGCTGCTCTACTTCGGCAAGCTGACGGTCCTTGGCTTTCTGCTCGCCGTGTTCGAGACGTCGATCGCCAAGATGCGCGTGTTCCGGATTCCGGAGTTCCTGGGTGCGGCATTGATGCTGGCATTGCTTGCCACCCTGCTGCGCTTCGTGTCGGGGAGCCTCTGA
- a CDS encoding hydrogenase-4 component E, which yields MSSLQFDIAHLLAGSLVLASFMMLYQDRLYALLNVYALHAGVLALSVAWQAYVQQAPHLYVTALIALVFKAIIIPVALHRIIKKLGIHREIENVIGVGLTMMAGIGLVALSMVVMLRVTPGADALAREDLAFALSVVLLGLLIMVTRRNAVSQVVGFMSLENGLVLAATGAKGMPLVVEISVAFSVLIAFIVIGIFLFRIRERFDSVDVQALDRFRGERR from the coding sequence ATGAGCAGCCTGCAATTCGACATCGCCCATCTGCTCGCCGGCTCCCTCGTGCTGGCGAGCTTCATGATGCTCTACCAGGACCGGCTCTATGCGCTGCTTAATGTCTATGCGCTGCATGCCGGCGTGCTGGCACTGTCGGTGGCGTGGCAGGCCTATGTGCAGCAGGCGCCGCATCTCTATGTCACGGCGCTGATCGCGCTGGTCTTCAAGGCCATCATCATCCCGGTCGCGCTGCACCGGATCATCAAGAAGCTCGGCATCCACCGCGAGATCGAGAACGTGATCGGCGTCGGGCTGACCATGATGGCCGGCATCGGCCTCGTCGCGCTCTCGATGGTGGTGATGCTGCGGGTGACGCCGGGCGCGGATGCGCTCGCCCGCGAGGACCTTGCCTTTGCGCTGTCAGTGGTGCTGCTCGGACTCCTGATCATGGTCACGCGCCGAAACGCGGTGAGCCAGGTCGTCGGCTTCATGTCGCTGGAGAACGGGCTGGTGCTGGCCGCAACCGGGGCCAAGGGCATGCCGCTGGTGGTCGAGATCAGCGTCGCCTTCTCGGTGCTGATCGCCTTCATCGTGATCGGCATCTTCCTGTTTCGCATTCGCGAGCGTTTTGACAGCGTGGACGTGCAGGCGCTCGATCGTTTTCGCGGAGAGCGGCGATGA
- a CDS encoding hydrogenase 4 subunit F yields the protein MIDALSAILLIPAISAALLALLPGYKLTAKLNVVAALATFLTSLTLFVIEPTSGQYLLLDDLNKVFIVLTTFVSFTTSVFSASYIHHEIETGRLTPAFLRFYHAMYQMLMFAMNLALIANNIGLMWVAVEMATLTTVLMVGIYRTHEALEAAWKYFILGSVGIALALFGTILVYMAARPVVGEGMDGMVWTVLVKHAAQFDPALLNVAFVFLLLGYGTKVGLAPLHAWLPDAHAEGPTPISAVLSGLLLNVALYALLRFKMMLAVNSAAITPGPLMVTMGLISVIFAALMLYRRRDIKRMFAYSSIEHMGIIVFAFGMGGPLANFAGLLHMTMHSLTKSAIFFAVGHIAQVKGTQKIAEIGGLTATSPALGWSLMLGVIAIVGLPPLGIFMSEFLVVSSTFARAPWLTVILVLGIIIALGGLFLRIGPVMFGEPKGKTAPAEASYVPMFTHLGLVLMAGVYLPPVLVTGFQNVAKLLG from the coding sequence ATGATCGACGCCCTCAGCGCAATCCTCTTGATCCCGGCCATCTCGGCCGCGCTGCTCGCGCTCCTGCCGGGCTACAAGCTGACGGCGAAGCTCAACGTCGTTGCGGCGCTCGCGACCTTCCTCACCTCGCTGACGCTGTTCGTGATCGAGCCGACGTCAGGCCAGTATCTGCTGCTTGACGACCTCAACAAGGTCTTCATCGTGCTGACGACGTTCGTCAGCTTCACGACTTCAGTGTTCAGCGCGAGCTACATCCATCACGAAATCGAGACCGGACGGCTGACGCCGGCCTTCCTGCGCTTCTACCACGCGATGTACCAGATGCTGATGTTCGCGATGAACCTCGCGCTCATCGCCAACAACATCGGCCTGATGTGGGTCGCGGTCGAGATGGCGACGCTGACGACCGTGCTCATGGTCGGCATCTACCGCACCCATGAGGCGCTGGAAGCCGCCTGGAAATATTTCATCCTGGGTAGTGTCGGTATCGCGCTCGCGCTGTTCGGCACGATCCTGGTCTATATGGCGGCGCGCCCCGTGGTGGGCGAGGGAATGGACGGCATGGTGTGGACGGTGCTGGTGAAGCACGCCGCGCAGTTCGACCCGGCGTTGCTCAACGTCGCCTTCGTCTTCCTCCTGCTCGGCTACGGCACCAAGGTCGGCCTCGCACCGCTGCACGCCTGGCTGCCCGACGCGCATGCCGAGGGCCCGACGCCGATCTCGGCGGTGCTCTCCGGCCTGCTGCTCAATGTCGCGCTCTATGCGCTCCTGCGCTTCAAGATGATGCTCGCGGTCAACTCCGCGGCGATCACGCCTGGTCCGCTGATGGTGACCATGGGCCTGATCTCGGTGATCTTCGCGGCGCTGATGCTGTACCGGCGCCGCGACATCAAGCGGATGTTTGCCTATTCCTCGATCGAGCATATGGGCATCATCGTCTTCGCCTTCGGCATGGGCGGGCCGCTCGCGAACTTCGCCGGGCTGCTGCACATGACCATGCATTCGCTGACCAAGTCGGCCATCTTCTTCGCGGTCGGCCATATCGCACAGGTCAAGGGCACACAGAAGATCGCCGAGATCGGCGGGCTCACGGCGACCAGCCCCGCGCTCGGCTGGAGCCTGATGCTCGGCGTCATTGCCATCGTCGGGCTGCCGCCGCTCGGCATCTTCATGAGCGAGTTTCTCGTGGTGAGTTCGACCTTCGCCCGCGCGCCGTGGCTGACGGTGATCCTGGTGCTCGGCATCATCATCGCGCTCGGCGGGCTTTTCTTGCGGATCGGCCCGGTGATGTTCGGCGAGCCCAAGGGCAAGACGGCGCCCGCGGAGGCCTCCTACGTGCCGATGTTCACGCATCTCGGATTGGTGCTGATGGCCGGCGTCTATCTGCCGCCGGTGCTGGTCACCGGTTTCCAGAACGTTGCGAAGCTCCTGGGGTAG
- a CDS encoding nickel-dependent hydrogenase large subunit, translating to MGILDSIPHVNAVLSHRPWPRAAVTETGWQAAVDRLVEGSLTLLGFWGEPAAVHLALLDGGSAEIAVVTYACTAGTFPSVASRHPPALRLERTIHDLFGLVPVAADDLRPDLRPWLDHHVWGKPYPLSGRNASRDALPYQFLPAEGEALHQVAVGPVHAGIIEPGHFRFTANGEHVVRLEQWLGYTHKGIEQLMQGASLEAAAKLANRTSGDSAVAYAFAFARAVEAALDVQAPQRATWLRALMAELERLANHLGDIGAICNDASFALMHAQTGILRERCLRAADVAFGHRLMMDVIVPGGVRRDITPDGASALRALLAELRKVFPRLIELYDNTASLQDRTVTTGIVKADYARLFGAGGYVGRASGRNFDARRTLAYAPYDQLSFEVPVLDAGDVNARVWIRIREVEQSVELIEQILDRLGPGELGTALPPGVGRGACEGMALAEAFRGDVLVWVRLDGELRVERCHLRDASWFQWPLLETAIEGNIIADFPLCNKSFNCSYSGADL from the coding sequence ATGGGCATCCTCGACAGCATCCCCCATGTCAATGCGGTGTTGTCGCACCGCCCCTGGCCGCGCGCGGCCGTGACGGAGACGGGTTGGCAGGCCGCGGTCGATCGGCTGGTCGAGGGAAGCCTCACGCTGCTTGGCTTCTGGGGCGAGCCGGCCGCGGTGCATTTGGCGCTGCTCGACGGCGGCTCGGCCGAGATCGCGGTCGTGACCTACGCGTGTACGGCCGGCACATTTCCAAGCGTGGCCAGCCGCCATCCGCCGGCGCTTCGGTTGGAACGGACCATTCATGACCTGTTCGGGCTTGTTCCGGTTGCCGCTGACGATCTGCGGCCAGATCTGCGCCCTTGGCTCGATCACCATGTCTGGGGCAAACCCTATCCGCTGTCAGGCCGCAACGCCTCGCGCGACGCGCTGCCATACCAGTTCCTCCCCGCCGAGGGTGAGGCATTGCATCAGGTGGCGGTCGGCCCCGTTCACGCCGGGATCATCGAGCCCGGCCATTTCCGCTTCACCGCCAATGGCGAGCATGTCGTGCGGCTGGAGCAGTGGCTCGGCTACACCCACAAGGGCATCGAGCAGCTGATGCAGGGTGCGAGCCTCGAGGCGGCGGCAAAACTCGCCAACCGCACCTCCGGCGACAGCGCCGTCGCCTACGCTTTCGCCTTTGCGCGCGCTGTCGAGGCCGCGCTGGACGTGCAGGCGCCGCAGCGCGCGACCTGGCTACGCGCCCTGATGGCGGAACTGGAGCGGCTCGCCAATCATCTGGGCGACATCGGGGCCATCTGCAACGACGCTTCGTTCGCGCTGATGCATGCCCAGACCGGTATTCTGCGTGAGCGCTGCTTGCGCGCGGCTGATGTCGCGTTCGGCCATCGCCTGATGATGGACGTCATCGTGCCCGGCGGAGTGAGGCGTGACATCACGCCGGACGGCGCTTCCGCGCTACGCGCGTTGCTTGCGGAGCTGCGTAAAGTCTTTCCGCGCCTGATCGAGCTCTATGACAATACGGCGTCGTTGCAGGACCGCACCGTCACCACGGGCATCGTGAAGGCGGACTACGCGCGCCTGTTTGGCGCCGGCGGCTATGTCGGCCGCGCTTCGGGCCGCAATTTCGATGCACGGCGCACGCTTGCTTACGCGCCCTACGATCAATTGTCGTTCGAGGTGCCGGTGCTGGACGCCGGCGACGTGAACGCGCGGGTCTGGATCCGAATCCGCGAGGTCGAGCAGAGCGTCGAGCTGATCGAGCAGATCCTCGACCGGCTCGGGCCGGGAGAGCTCGGGACCGCGCTGCCTCCCGGTGTCGGTCGCGGTGCCTGTGAGGGCATGGCGCTCGCCGAGGCGTTCCGGGGCGACGTTCTGGTGTGGGTGCGGCTCGATGGCGAGTTACGCGTCGAACGCTGCCATCTGCGCGACGCGTCGTGGTTCCAGTGGCCGCTGCTGGAGACGGCGATCGAGGGCAATATCATCGCCGACTTCCCGCTCTGCAACAAGTCGTTCAATTGTTCCTATTCCGGCGCGGACCTCTGA
- a CDS encoding NADH-quinone oxidoreductase subunit B family protein — protein sequence MRNTLLESLTHGSLTEPAPAPDQSALAELATKVDRAAQARLGRSLAIREVDAGSCNGCELEIHALSNAFYDLERFGLRFVASPRHADVLLVTGPVTKNMRQALERTYNATPDPKWVVAVGGCAIDGGIFRGSYACVGGVSEIVPVDLHIKGCPPSPTDLLKGLLALLEHVGAKR from the coding sequence ATGCGCAACACGCTGCTCGAAAGCCTCACCCACGGTTCGCTGACGGAGCCTGCGCCGGCGCCGGACCAATCTGCGCTGGCGGAGCTTGCCACGAAGGTCGACCGCGCCGCCCAGGCCAGGCTTGGTCGTTCGCTTGCCATTCGCGAGGTCGATGCCGGGTCCTGCAACGGCTGCGAGCTGGAGATTCACGCGCTGTCCAACGCTTTCTACGACCTCGAGCGTTTCGGCCTGCGCTTCGTCGCCTCGCCGCGCCATGCCGACGTGCTGCTGGTCACGGGCCCTGTGACGAAGAACATGCGACAGGCGCTGGAGCGCACCTACAACGCGACGCCCGATCCGAAATGGGTCGTTGCGGTCGGTGGATGCGCGATCGATGGTGGGATTTTCAGAGGCAGTTACGCCTGCGTCGGGGGCGTATCCGAGATCGTTCCGGTGGATTTGCACATCAAAGGTTGCCCGCCGTCGCCGACGGACTTGTTGAAGGGCCTGCTCGCCCTGCTGGAGCATGTTGGCGCCAAGCGGTGA
- a CDS encoding glycerate kinase type-2 family protein encodes MTDRRPLLRAFYDAAVAAAHPNTILAPRLRPAPKGRVICLAAGKGAAAMAAAAERHYLDTLELAPERLVGIATTRHGYGVPTRRIRVVEAGHPVPDEAGLKGAADTLALASEAGPDDLLLVLLTGGGSANWIAPSDGISFAQKQAVNKALLRSGAPIGEMNVVRKHLSRIKGGRLARAGKNAAEIVTLAISDVPHDDPSAIASGPTVPDPTTLADARAIVAKYKLAVDDAVRRALEDPRNESCKPDDAAFARARFELIARPRQSLDAAVKLAKEAGYETIDLGADLEGEAREVAADHARLALQARAQGRRVAILSGGELTVTVRGQGRGGPNQEYALALAALLKDTPDIAALAGDTDGADGGAGHPTDPAGALIDAATFAGMKALALQPQAYLDNNDATTFFEATGDLLQPGPTLTNVNDIRVILVD; translated from the coding sequence ATGACCGACCGCCGTCCCCTGCTCCGCGCGTTCTACGACGCAGCCGTTGCCGCCGCGCATCCGAATACGATTCTGGCACCGCGTCTGCGGCCGGCTCCGAAGGGACGCGTGATCTGCCTCGCCGCCGGCAAGGGCGCCGCCGCGATGGCCGCGGCTGCGGAACGGCATTATCTCGACACGCTCGAGCTCGCGCCGGAGCGCCTCGTCGGCATCGCGACCACGCGCCACGGCTATGGCGTGCCGACGCGCCGCATCCGCGTCGTCGAGGCCGGCCATCCCGTGCCTGACGAAGCCGGCCTGAAAGGTGCCGCCGACACGCTCGCGCTCGCAAGCGAGGCCGGCCCTGACGATCTCTTGCTGGTGCTGCTCACCGGCGGCGGCTCGGCGAACTGGATCGCACCTAGCGACGGCATCAGCTTCGCGCAGAAGCAGGCGGTCAACAAGGCGCTGCTGCGCTCGGGCGCGCCGATCGGCGAAATGAACGTCGTCAGAAAACATCTGTCGCGCATCAAGGGCGGCCGCCTGGCGCGGGCCGGCAAGAACGCCGCCGAGATCGTGACGCTCGCGATCTCCGACGTGCCACATGACGATCCATCCGCTATCGCCTCGGGCCCGACCGTGCCCGATCCGACCACGCTGGCCGATGCGCGCGCGATCGTCGCGAAATACAAGCTCGCTGTCGACGATGCGGTGCGGCGTGCGCTCGAGGATCCCCGGAATGAAAGCTGCAAGCCTGATGACGCCGCGTTCGCGCGCGCACGTTTCGAACTGATCGCGCGGCCCAGGCAATCGCTCGACGCCGCGGTGAAGCTCGCGAAGGAGGCCGGTTACGAGACCATCGATCTCGGCGCCGATCTCGAGGGCGAGGCCCGCGAGGTCGCCGCCGATCACGCCAGGCTGGCGCTTCAGGCCCGCGCCCAAGGCAGGCGCGTTGCGATCCTCTCCGGCGGTGAGCTCACCGTGACCGTGCGCGGCCAAGGGCGCGGCGGCCCCAACCAGGAATACGCGCTGGCGCTCGCCGCTTTGTTGAAGGACACGCCCGATATTGCGGCGCTTGCCGGCGATACCGACGGCGCCGACGGTGGCGCCGGCCACCCAACCGACCCCGCCGGCGCGCTGATCGACGCTGCGACGTTTGCCGGGATGAAGGCGCTGGCGCTCCAGCCGCAGGCCTATCTCGACAACAACGACGCGACGACGTTCTTCGAGGCGACCGGCGACCTGCTGCAGCCCGGCCCGACGCTCACCAATGTCAACGACATCAGGGTGATCCTGGTGGATTGA
- a CDS encoding ABC transporter substrate-binding protein codes for MPAVTGKLAAASLAFALIAASTSIASAQKKYDTGATDTEIKVGNIMPYSGPASAYGIIGRTEAAYFKKINDEGGINGRKINFISYDDGYSPPKTVEQARKLVESDEVLFIFNSLGTPPNSAIHKYMNSKKVPQLFVATGATKWNDPKEFPWTMGWQPNYQSETQIYAKWLLKNKPDAKIAVLYQNDDYGKDYLKGLKDGLGSKASSMIVAEESYETSEPTIDNHIVKLKSTGADVFMNITTPKFAAQAIKKNAEIGWKPLHFLNNVSASVGSVLKPAGFENSQDIISADYLKDVSDPEWNNDPGMKDFLAFMTKYFPDGDKLDHGTIVGYGVAQTLVQVLKQCGDDLTRANVMKQAASLKDYRTEVLLPGIQINTSATDFAPISQLRLERFKGEKWELFGDVISADAGG; via the coding sequence ATGCCCGCTGTCACCGGCAAGCTAGCGGCCGCATCACTCGCGTTCGCGCTCATCGCGGCCTCGACCTCCATCGCATCGGCCCAGAAGAAATACGATACCGGCGCGACCGATACCGAGATCAAGGTCGGCAACATCATGCCCTACAGCGGACCGGCCTCCGCCTACGGCATCATCGGGCGGACCGAAGCCGCCTATTTCAAGAAGATCAACGACGAAGGCGGCATCAACGGCCGCAAGATCAACTTCATCTCCTATGACGACGGCTACTCGCCGCCGAAGACGGTGGAGCAGGCGCGCAAGCTGGTCGAGAGCGACGAGGTGCTGTTCATCTTCAACTCGCTCGGCACGCCGCCGAACTCGGCGATCCACAAATACATGAACTCGAAGAAGGTGCCGCAGCTGTTCGTCGCTACCGGCGCCACCAAGTGGAACGACCCGAAGGAGTTCCCCTGGACCATGGGCTGGCAGCCCAACTACCAGAGCGAGACGCAGATCTACGCAAAGTGGCTGCTCAAGAACAAGCCTGACGCCAAGATCGCCGTGCTCTATCAGAACGACGATTACGGCAAGGACTATCTGAAGGGCCTCAAGGACGGCCTCGGCTCCAAGGCGTCCTCGATGATCGTCGCCGAGGAGAGCTATGAGACCTCCGAGCCGACGATCGACAACCACATCGTGAAGCTGAAGTCGACCGGCGCCGACGTCTTCATGAATATCACCACGCCGAAATTCGCGGCGCAGGCGATCAAGAAGAACGCCGAGATCGGCTGGAAGCCGCTGCACTTCCTCAACAACGTCTCGGCCTCCGTCGGCAGCGTGCTCAAGCCCGCTGGCTTCGAGAACTCCCAGGACATCATCTCCGCCGACTATCTCAAGGACGTCTCGGATCCCGAGTGGAACAATGATCCCGGCATGAAGGACTTCCTGGCCTTCATGACCAAGTACTTCCCTGACGGCGACAAGCTCGACCACGGCACCATCGTCGGCTACGGCGTGGCGCAGACGCTCGTCCAGGTGCTGAAGCAATGCGGCGACGATCTGACCCGCGCGAACGTCATGAAGCAGGCCGCCAGCCTGAAGGATTACCGGACCGAAGTGCTGCTGCCCGGCATCCAGATCAACACCTCCGCAACCGACTTTGCTCCGATCAGCCAGCTGCGGCTCGAGCGGTTCAAGGGAGAGAAATGGGAGCTGTTCGGCGACGTGATCAGCGCCGACGCCGGCGGCTAG
- a CDS encoding ABC transporter substrate-binding protein has protein sequence MTVVRFQVAAVAAAFTLCTAMSNPASAQKAYDSGASDTEIKIGNIMPYSGPASAYAVIGKAEEAYFNKVNAEGGVNGRKIKFISYDDGYSPPKTVEQARKLVESDNVLLIFGSLGTSTNGAIRKYMNEKKVPQLFVASGASKWNDPKTYPWTMGWQPSYASEAKIYAKYIMKEKPDAKIGVLYQNDDFGKDYLKGLKDGLGAKASMIVQEEAYDTSEPAIDEHVVKLKTAGVDVFVSITTPKFAAQAIKKAAEINWHPMHILSNVSASVGGVLEPAGFEISQGILSATYIKDGSDPQWNADDGMKKFYEFVAKYDAKANKLDAGVVFGYGAAQTMVKVLQMCGDNLTRDNVMKQAASLRDFAPDTLLPGIKINTAPDNFAPIEQLQMMRFKGKSWELFGDVISSEVEH, from the coding sequence ATGACGGTCGTTCGATTTCAGGTTGCGGCGGTTGCCGCCGCATTCACGTTGTGCACTGCAATGAGCAATCCCGCATCGGCGCAGAAGGCCTACGACAGCGGCGCCTCCGATACCGAGATCAAGATCGGCAACATCATGCCCTACAGCGGTCCGGCCTCCGCCTATGCCGTGATCGGCAAGGCTGAAGAAGCCTATTTCAACAAGGTCAATGCCGAAGGCGGCGTCAACGGCCGCAAGATCAAGTTCATCTCGTATGACGATGGCTATTCGCCGCCGAAGACGGTGGAGCAGGCGCGCAAGCTGGTCGAGAGCGACAATGTGCTCTTGATCTTCGGCTCCCTCGGCACCTCGACCAACGGCGCCATCCGCAAATACATGAACGAGAAGAAAGTGCCGCAATTGTTCGTGGCGAGCGGCGCCTCGAAGTGGAACGATCCCAAGACCTATCCCTGGACCATGGGCTGGCAGCCGAGCTACGCCAGCGAGGCGAAGATCTACGCCAAGTACATCATGAAGGAGAAGCCGGACGCGAAGATCGGCGTGCTCTACCAGAACGACGATTTCGGCAAGGACTATCTGAAAGGACTGAAGGACGGCCTCGGCGCCAAGGCCTCCATGATCGTGCAGGAAGAAGCCTACGACACCTCGGAGCCTGCGATCGACGAGCATGTGGTGAAGTTGAAAACAGCGGGCGTCGATGTCTTCGTCAGCATCACCACGCCGAAATTCGCGGCCCAGGCGATCAAGAAGGCGGCCGAGATCAACTGGCACCCCATGCACATCCTCTCCAATGTCTCGGCCTCGGTCGGCGGCGTGCTCGAGCCGGCAGGCTTCGAGATCTCGCAGGGCATCCTGTCGGCGACCTACATCAAGGACGGCTCCGACCCGCAATGGAACGCCGACGATGGCATGAAGAAGTTCTACGAGTTCGTCGCGAAGTACGATGCGAAGGCCAACAAGCTCGATGCCGGCGTGGTGTTCGGCTATGGGGCCGCACAAACCATGGTGAAGGTGCTGCAAATGTGCGGCGACAATCTCACGCGCGACAATGTCATGAAGCAGGCAGCGTCGTTGAGGGATTTCGCGCCTGATACTCTGCTGCCGGGCATCAAGATCAACACCGCTCCCGACAATTTCGCCCCGATCGAGCAGCTCCAGATGATGCGTTTCAAGGGCAAGTCGTGGGAGCTGTTCGGCGACGTCATCTCGAGTGAGGTCGAGCACTGA
- a CDS encoding ABC transporter substrate-binding protein, whose protein sequence is MLFERTLRAAALVTAVATLTSGAALAQKKYDTGASDTEIKIGNIMPYSGPASAYGIIGKTEEAYFKMINDKGGINGRKISFVTYDDSYSPPKAVEQVRKLVESDEVLAVFNPLGTPSNSAIQKYLNAKKIPQLFVATGATKWNDPKNFPWTIGWQPSYQSEAQIYAKWLMKEKPDAKVAILYQNDDFGKDYLKGTKDGLGAKASSMIIMEESYEVSEPSIDGHIVKIKAANPDVLLIYATPKFAAQTIKKTAELNWKPLQILTNVSISVGSVVKPAGFEASQGVLSAAYAKDSTDPQWNNDPGMKKWNEFIDKYMPGADKTDTGTVYGYGAASTLAKVLEMCGDDLTRANLMKQAASLKDFAPDTLLPGVKINTSATDFAPISQLQMQRFKGEKWELFGEIISGDVPSE, encoded by the coding sequence TTGCTTTTCGAAAGAACACTACGAGCCGCCGCACTGGTAACGGCGGTCGCGACACTCACCTCCGGCGCAGCACTCGCCCAAAAGAAATACGACACCGGCGCGTCCGATACCGAGATCAAGATCGGCAACATCATGCCGTACAGCGGTCCGGCGTCGGCCTACGGCATCATCGGCAAGACCGAGGAAGCCTACTTCAAGATGATCAACGACAAGGGCGGCATCAACGGCCGCAAGATCAGCTTCGTGACCTATGACGACAGCTACTCGCCGCCGAAGGCGGTCGAGCAGGTCCGCAAGCTGGTCGAGAGCGACGAGGTGCTGGCCGTGTTCAATCCGCTCGGCACGCCCTCGAACAGCGCGATCCAGAAATATCTCAACGCCAAGAAGATCCCGCAGCTGTTCGTCGCGACCGGTGCCACCAAGTGGAACGACCCGAAGAACTTCCCCTGGACCATCGGCTGGCAGCCCTCCTACCAGAGCGAGGCTCAGATCTACGCGAAGTGGCTGATGAAGGAGAAGCCCGACGCCAAGGTCGCGATCCTCTATCAGAACGACGATTTCGGCAAAGACTACCTCAAGGGCACCAAGGACGGTCTGGGCGCCAAGGCTTCGTCCATGATCATCATGGAGGAAAGCTACGAGGTCTCCGAGCCGTCGATCGACGGCCACATCGTCAAGATCAAGGCCGCCAATCCCGACGTGCTGCTGATCTATGCGACACCGAAATTCGCGGCCCAGACTATCAAGAAGACCGCCGAGCTCAACTGGAAGCCGCTCCAGATCCTCACCAACGTCTCGATCTCGGTCGGCAGCGTGGTGAAGCCGGCCGGCTTCGAGGCCTCGCAAGGCGTGCTGTCGGCGGCTTATGCCAAGGATTCGACGGATCCGCAGTGGAACAACGATCCCGGCATGAAGAAGTGGAACGAGTTCATCGACAAGTACATGCCGGGCGCCGACAAGACCGACACCGGCACGGTGTACGGCTATGGTGCGGCCTCGACGCTGGCCAAGGTCCTGGAGATGTGCGGTGACGATCTCACCCGCGCCAATCTGATGAAGCAGGCGGCGAGCCTGAAGGACTTTGCACCGGACACCCTGCTGCCCGGCGTCAAGATCAACACCAGCGCCACCGACTTCGCGCCGATCTCGCAGCTCCAGATGCAGCGTTTCAAGGGCGAGAAATGGGAACTGTTCGGCGAGATCATCAGCGGCGACGTCCCCTCCGAGTGA